TGTTTATTTagtgacctgaataagatatttcacataaaatatgtttacatagtccacaagagaaaataatggtttaatttataaaaatgacccgttcaaaagtttacataatgtacacttgattcttaatactgtgttgttacctgaatgatctaCAGcgggtttgtttggttttttttttgttagttttctttATAGTTCAGTGGAGtctaggacttttattttgaagtgtgtGCCGCAGCAGGTTGATCATTCGCATCCTTGTTCTCTTCCCTGCCTCGCACAGATCATGCTCACACAGATAGTAGTCGCTGTGTGTTgagaggacttttattttgaagagtgtgccGCAGCAGGTTGATCAGTCTCAGCCCTGCCTCTCACAGGCTCGCTGACCGATCTGGAGCTTATTAAGGTAATAATAACTTCATCAAATACACTCGAACGTGCATCAGACAATTAGAGTAGCACTATTAAAAGCTAAATTAAGCATGCGCGTGGATGTCACGAGTTCATTTTGATGCATgagttttattgcatatttatattGATGATCCGTTATCAGACACAGGCCATCAATAGACTATCAGATCTTAAAATCATCTCGTTTAAAACACTGCATGCAGATCTTAAAAGCAGCTTTTGATTGTGTTGCGCATCTGAAGCTCGCGGCGGAAGAATCGGTGAAATAGAGGTCAGGCGATAAGAGACTTACACGACAGTAGTGTTAATCCTCTGCACGTTTAACCGCTGCTACACAAACCTGCACGACACGCTCAGCCGTGCTTTCTCACGGGTCTGTCCTACACGACTGTCAGTTTTAGTGATATTTGGTTTTatgtattgcatttaaataaatgagtattattatatatattattgttgttgttgttatgaagCAGTGTGACGCCAACAACGAACAAAATGTTTTcaaaggttattattattttttttttaatgcgcaGTCATCATTATTGGAGAAACCAGTGAAAATGACCCTTGACCACAAGTCTGCAGAGTCAGACTCcacgtgtttttgttttttttcttcaataaaatcgtttcattaaaaaaaaaaaaatgtaatttttagaatatattctgTCAGTGCTCCTGCAACATTTTATTCTGTATTATGctggaatgtttaaaatgtatataaaaattatttgtaatatttaaattgagCATTTGGTTTCTGGGCAGTGTTTAAATTCCAAGTTAAAATGAATcgagtatttaaattattatacatttgtgaccctggacaacaaaaattgagatgtatacatcatctgaaagctgaataaataagctttaataAATAAGGTagaatatgacaatatttggctgagatacaactatttgaaaataaaatctggaatctgagagtgcaaaaacaataaaaatattgagaaaattgcgtTTAAAGAAGTCCAAATggagtccttagcaatgcatatttctaatcaaaaattaagttttgatatatttacgttagaaaatctacaaaatatctccatgttCCATtgatcctaatgatttttggcataaaagaaaaataaatcgataagtttgacccatacaatgtattgttgtgtaCTGCTACTgaatactggttttgtggtccaaggtcacatttaAATAATCTGTTCCTAAGCCTACACATGTCACGTTTTCAGTCCTGTTTCCATTCTGCTATTCTCTCCATTGCGTGTAGGTATGCTGTTGTCATTTGAATATGATCCACCGCATTGATCCTTACGCATTGATTTGATACAGGATGGCTGAACCGCCTCGGTCATGTGACTGTTTTGTATCTCTGCCTCCGGGTTCAAAAGAAGATCATGTGATATTTGGTAAGAACTCTGACCGGCCGAGAGATGAGGTGCAGGAGGTGGTGTATTACCCTTCATCCTCACACGCTCCCGGATCTACAGTGCAGGTGAACAGACTTTTTCATTACGTTTCACCCAATGCATAATATTATatactttctatttcaaatatatttcaatatatgtatatatatatatattttctcccCTTTCTCCTCCAAATATGTGGCTGCTGAGTAAAAATCTGGTGTTGTGTCCAAACCACAGATGATTTACAGCTGATTCTCTTTTCCTTGTAGTGCACATATATTTCCATTCCTCAAGCGGAGCACACTCATGCGGTTGTGCTGAGCAGACCCGCTTGGCTCTGGGGGGCTGAGATGGGGGCTAATGAACACGGGGTGTGTGTTGGGAATGAGGCCGTCTGGACCAAGGAGCCTGTGGATCCAGAAGAAGCTCTGCTGGGAATGGACCTGGTTCGGTGAGCTCGAAACAAGCAAACGTCTTTATCTCTATCTGCTTTCTAGTCTTGAAATTGATCAGCtgatgtgtattgtgtgtgttgaGGCTGGGTCTGGAGCGCGGGGACAGCGCGTGGGCCGCTCTGAATGTGATCACAGGTCTGCTGGAGCAGCACGGTCAGGGCGGAGCCTGCAGGGAGGCCCCCGAACCCTTCAGTTACCACAACACCTTCTTACTAGTGGACCGACAGGAAGCCTGGGTCCTAGAGACTGCTGGGAAACTGTGGGCTGCACAGAAAGTCACAGGTGAGGAAAGATGACTCATGGTCAGTGGTGAATGTGTTCTTTCACAGGttaagtgagtgagtgtttcTCTCAGGATCTGTCTGAAAAGATCCAAAATGAAGGACATTTATGTTTTATCCTGGTAAACAATTAAAAGTTAATATTACAACAAAAGTTAATAAGTGAATATGGTAAATGATAAATTTGGTCTCTTAAAGAAGACACTTGacagattattgctgaagtggggaaaaaaaaatagaagtttaagtttattattgtggaaaatgccccccaaaaaacagtattttaaaatgttatataaaatatatttttcttttaccaTGAACAGTACAGTACACAATTTTGTCTCAATGtgatatgagacaaaaactcatacggggcattttttattaatatgaacgCGTTAATTAGTAAACTGACAgcccaaatatatatttatgttataaatgtgtaatattataatataaatgaataattgtttatatacatGTACTGATGTATTCGCTTAGTAATGTTACtgtgttttaacattttcaaaatcagaAATATTTGTAAGTATAAACCTATGTACAATAGCTGTATCAGGATAACACATCTAATGTTTTGTATCTAAAAAAATCCATCTCTAAAAATAAAGCGGAGGTTATTTCTTTTGTCAGAGGGAGTCAAGAACATCTCTAACCAGCTGACGATAGGCACAGAGATCTGTGCGGAGCATCCGGAGCTGCGCGCTGTGGCTCAGGCTCAGGGCTGGTGGAGCGGAGAGGGGGACTTCagcttctctgctgtcttcagtCCTGACAACCCCCCCGCCAGGATGGAAATGGCCAAGAAGCGCTACATGGGCGGCACAGCCCTGCTCCAGCAGCACAACGGTACGTTTGCGGGCCTTGGCcagtgaaagctgccatggatgtTGTGATTACAACAGGGAACTTCAGTGTTATATTTAGgtttctgaaatgtgtttttgatgtgttttggtTGCAGTAAGATGCAGAGTTAAATTCTTACTCTTGCTATACAgagttgttttgttattttgaagagtggatttattaaaatattttgaatactgCCATCTACTGTTTAGACACTGCACTTagatttattgcttttttttttttttaaagcaattagtAGTAAAAGTAGGACAACTAAAACGtatttatcatgatttttttattatgacattatatgtttacttaaaatatttagtcattttcagTTTCTAataatttactgtaataataatactgtgtattttgtatatttttttttatgtagtgctttgttttgcattgaattggttttgttatagttatgtttttggttttttatttatttaattgatatcACTAAAATCTTGTGGTGTGTGatgatgatttttacattttcaaaacgtttttttttttgggggggggggggggggggggggggggggggggggttataatatatttatattttcatattataatacattataattattacaatacactaattaatatcttatatattataaaagaatacaaatatgctatttatttttgttttttcattaaaattaatagaaTATGTTATTTTCTTTTGGGGTATgcaatgtatgattttttttttttttttttttttttttattaaatacataactGCACAATTACAGATGTTACTCTGACTTGCAGGTTTTAGAGGTTTATTTGTCATCATCTAATCTACACTAccgttcaatagtttggggtcagtaagatttatttttttaagtactttttttccatcaaggatgtattaaattgatcacaagtgacatTTAAGACATCTAAACGGttaaaaaagatttgtattttttttttttttttttttttttttctttctgaatatTAGTGAATCGTGAAAGAAAATGTATCgtgatttccacagaaatattcagcagcacaacaactgttttcagcatttataatactaataaatgtttcttgagcagcaaatcatgtgacactgaagactggattaatgatgctgaatagattacattttaatatattacggtgatcaaataaatgcagccttgataagcataagtatcaaaaacataaaatcttcctgacttcaaacttttaaaatggtTATGCTTTTTGCAATATAACACACCTTTTATGCCAGTTTATAcctgaaatatgacatttttatgccagttttttaatgtggttttgCTTTTTGAAGTATGTCTCACCTTTTATGCCAGTTTATAATATGTACCTGCCAACACACCTAACAGTAATCTGTGCCATGTGCCTTATAACAAAGCCACACCTGCCACATGTTTTTCTCCTCTCCTGACTTGGATGTCTTCTGTACTACAGGCAGCATGGTGTCCATCCTCCCGCGCAACCCAGACGTGCCCTGCGTTCACTTCTTCACTGCCACACCTGACCCCTCCAGGTGTGACCCTGAAAGATCAGCTCAAGCCTGCATTGTCAGGGTAAACTCTTCACACTTTGATTCTTCTCTTGTAGGTCTGTATTCAAGCCTTTTATCTTCTCTGAGAGCGTGAGGTCTGTCAGCATGGTGATGTCTCCTCAGTACGGCTCAGACGATCCTGTTAGGACACAGCCTCGATTCCAGCACCAGGTGGACCGGAAGCACGAGCTGTACAAAGCCCACCAGACGGCACTGACCAGTCCTGTGAGTCTGAGAAAATGGAGAACAAAggttttttattgataaaatgctttttggtttgtttacttAAGCTTTTGAACATTAATTATAAAGCCTGTTGTATCACATTTGATACACACATTCCTaaagcctctaaatgatcaacatgatcaaaactatTTTACACCAACTTCAGGTCATGATTCATGTCTCTTTTTGCTTGAAATGgtctgtgatttattt
The sequence above is drawn from the Cyprinus carpio isolate SPL01 chromosome B20, ASM1834038v1, whole genome shotgun sequence genome and encodes:
- the scrn2 gene encoding secernin-2, giving the protein MAEPPRSCDCFVSLPPGSKEDHVIFGKNSDRPRDEVQEVVYYPSSSHAPGSTVQCTYISIPQAEHTHAVVLSRPAWLWGAEMGANEHGVCVGNEAVWTKEPVDPEEALLGMDLVRLGLERGDSAWAALNVITGLLEQHGQGGACREAPEPFSYHNTFLLVDRQEAWVLETAGKLWAAQKVTEGVKNISNQLTIGTEICAEHPELRAVAQAQGWWSGEGDFSFSAVFSPDNPPARMEMAKKRYMGGTALLQQHNGTHTCHMFFSSPDLDVFCTTGSMVSILPRNPDVPCVHFFTATPDPSRSVFKPFIFSESVRSVSMVMSPQYGSDDPVRTQPRFQHQVDRKHELYKAHQTALTSPDAGVSLQETVRYLESQCLEEIEAMLRGEIQGQELGDLFFDCVDAEIKFYQ